From Veillonellales bacterium, a single genomic window includes:
- a CDS encoding 4Fe-4S binding protein encodes MSLEINLKRCKGCGICVEFCPKKVLTVNELEKAEIVNEKDCILCRQCELRCPDYAIFVKK; translated from the coding sequence ATGAGTTTGGAAATAAATTTAAAACGCTGCAAAGGCTGCGGAATCTGCGTGGAGTTTTGTCCAAAAAAAGTATTGACTGTAAACGAGCTTGAAAAAGCGGAAATTGTTAACGAAAAGGACTGCATTTTATGCCGTCAGTGTGAATTGCGCTGCCCGGATTATGCCATTTTTGTAAAAAAATAA
- a CDS encoding 2-oxoacid:acceptor oxidoreductase subunit alpha gives MSKVSLMQGNQAVAEGAIAAGVKFFGGYPITPSTEIAESLAKMLPTVGGKFIQMEDEIASIGAIIGASLTGKKVMTATSGPGFSLKQEFIGYACIAEIPLVIVNVQRVGPSTGQPTSPAQGDVMQARWGTHGDHPMIALTPASVPECFDLTIKAYEMSEKYRTPVILLMDEVVGHMREKIELPDSYADIIKPQRKLPTVRPEEYRAYKPDADLVPPMAPFGTKGYRWHVTGLVHDEYGFPDGKPAATKECLERLHAKINNNLDDIILYENYCMDDAETAVIAYGGTARTAYDAVDAARAKGIKVGLFRPITMWPFPAEQVKKIAGKVKNILVAEMNFGQYVMDVERVVAGKVPVTLCAKYNNEAITPNEFLAAIENLK, from the coding sequence GTGTCCAAAGTAAGTCTTATGCAGGGCAATCAGGCAGTGGCCGAAGGAGCGATTGCTGCCGGTGTTAAGTTTTTTGGCGGTTATCCGATTACGCCTTCTACCGAAATTGCTGAGTCTTTAGCTAAAATGCTGCCGACTGTCGGTGGAAAATTTATTCAAATGGAAGATGAAATTGCCAGCATTGGCGCGATAATCGGCGCATCCCTTACGGGCAAAAAGGTTATGACGGCAACAAGCGGCCCGGGGTTTTCCTTAAAGCAGGAATTTATCGGTTATGCTTGTATTGCTGAAATTCCGCTGGTTATTGTCAATGTTCAGCGTGTGGGTCCTTCTACAGGCCAGCCTACTTCCCCTGCACAGGGAGATGTGATGCAGGCACGCTGGGGAACACACGGCGATCATCCGATGATTGCCCTTACCCCTGCCAGTGTTCCTGAATGTTTTGATTTGACTATCAAGGCGTATGAAATGTCGGAGAAATATCGGACGCCGGTTATTTTACTGATGGACGAAGTCGTTGGACATATGCGGGAAAAAATAGAATTGCCTGATTCCTACGCTGATATTATTAAACCACAGCGCAAATTGCCAACGGTACGGCCCGAAGAATATAGAGCATATAAGCCGGATGCCGATCTGGTGCCGCCAATGGCTCCTTTTGGGACAAAGGGCTACCGCTGGCACGTAACAGGACTTGTGCATGATGAATATGGCTTCCCTGATGGTAAGCCTGCGGCTACGAAAGAATGTCTGGAACGTTTGCATGCCAAGATTAATAATAATCTTGACGATATTATTCTTTATGAAAACTATTGTATGGATGACGCGGAGACAGCCGTTATTGCTTACGGCGGTACGGCGCGTACTGCTTATGATGCTGTCGATGCTGCCCGTGCCAAAGGCATCAAGGTCGGTTTATTCCGTCCGATAACGATGTGGCCTTTTCCGGCGGAACAGGTAAAGAAAATAGCCGGTAAAGTAAAAAATATTCTTGTGGCGGAAATGAACTTCGGCCAATATGTAATGGATGTGGAACGTGTTGTTGCCGGAAAAGTTCCAGTAACATTGTGTGCAAAATACAATAACGAAGCGATTACGCCAAATGAATTTTTGGCGGCAATCGAAAATCTGAAATAG